The Ornithorhynchus anatinus isolate Pmale09 chromosome X5, mOrnAna1.pri.v4, whole genome shotgun sequence nucleotide sequence ctgtactcgtccgctcaactgtatatattttcgttaccctatttattttgttaatgaattgtacatcgcctcgattctatttagttgccattgtttttacgagatgttcttccccttgacgctgtttagtgccattgttcttgtctgtccgtctcccccgattagactgtaagcccgtcaaacggcagggactgtctctatctgttgccgacttgttcatcccaagcgcttagtacagtgctctgcacatagtaagcgctcaataaatactattgaatgaatgaatgaaagtaaagtgcctggcacatagtaagcacttaaatactttaaaaaatatatatatgatcCATCAGTTGATGAAGATCCAGGAGGCACCACAAAGGACCCTTGCCCAGCCTAAACTCCCTGTTGCTCTGCAAGAGGATCACCTCCCACCTAGCATTGGGACCGAGCAATAATAGGTGACCAGGGCAGAGGAGAgccctgttttttgttttaaaatatttgttaaacatttactctgtgcccgaccctatactgagcactggggtagatctaaacaaattggacacagtccttgtcccaccttgggctcacattcttaatccccattttacaggtggaagtAACCAAgggccagagaacaataataacagtggcatttgttaagcgcttactatgcaccaagcactgtactaggcactggggtgggtacaagtaagtcaggttggacacagtccctgtcccacatagggctcacactcttcatccctgttttacagatgaggtaagcaagggccagagaagtgaagtgacttgcccaaggacccacaggaGACGAACGGCAGACCTGGGatgaaagcccaggtcctctgagtcccagccccaggctctttccgctaggtgcTGTTGCTCCTCTTCCTTGGTGGAGGAAGAATTGTGCGAGGTGTAAGGAAACCCAGAGAGTAGCCAGATCCatagagccctcatttcccaccaCCGGCCCCATGAGCTAATCATCACGCTTAATCACACCTTGAATTCCTAGTTTACCTTTTATTTCCCAACccactttcacatcagttatctcgTCTGCCTCCGCTTTCCCAGAGAGGCAAGCAtacctgtccccattttacaggttgagAAAACCGATTTTTAGCATCCGGCCCAAGACCGTGCAGAAAGGGTCTTCCGATTCCTAGGCCCACcattttttcattaggccatcgAGAGCCTGCATTTATCCAGGAAAAGGAAGGTCCAGGACAAGGAAGGTCCAGTACCGGGGATTATCCCGGGATGGAGGTGGGAATCCCCGGGCCTTTCCGACCACCTGCTTCCACAAGGACTTCCCTCACCGCACTGGGGGTTCCccgccaacccccaccccccgtccgtggggagagggaaggtggggggtgggacaCAAGGAGGGTCCTTGGAGTTTGACCCCCCAAATGTGGTCCTGgttcccacccttcctcctgcccctgaaAGAGCTGGGCAGGTTAGCTTctcgcgccccctgccggccacaTCTGGTAAAAAGCGCCTTGTGGACCCCCCTCAATTAGACAACCGAGTCCCATTTCCACAGTGGGCagaccccctccatcccccgtccccccgcaacAACGGATCCCCGGGGTAGCCGGGGCCACCCCCTTTTTCACcgacccccctcccaaccccctccaccctccctttgGAGTTTATCCTCCCTCCTGCTGTTCTCTCTCAGGCCCGACCCTCAACCTTTTCCACAGAAAATAAGCCACCCCTCCTGAGGACCCCGGCTTAAGAGACTGCTGGGGAGGAGGGCCCGGAAGTGGTAAGGGAGAAGACTGGCTTCATGGACCCCAAAAGGTGGACAGCCAAAGTACGAGGGAGCTGCGGAGGCTGGGAGAGGCGAGAAATGACGCCCAAATCACACATCCTGCCATTCTCCAGCCACTTTTCCCCCACACCGCCCCGcggttcccccttcccccccccccccgcaccatcTTGCTGGCCTCAGCTGGCTGCCCCCGACGTTATCCCTCAGAGCTCGGTGAGGTCGTCGTTGAAGTAGAGCAACAGGGCCGGGGTGTAGAGCTCGGTGTCCATGCTCAGCTGCTGGAATTCATGGTCCTCGTCGTGGATGCCGTTCTGCTCCAGCGTCTTGTTCATGTCCAGGCTGACGCCGTCACACTTCCATGTGTAGCTCGCCGCGTGGGCATTATGGGGAAGGTAGCGGTGCAGGATCTCCCACAGGGATTCTTCCGTCCCAACCTGTGCAGGCGGGATCCCGGGGGGGGGTTCAAGCTCCGGGCACCACCCGGGGCCCAGCCACTGGGATGGAGAAGATAGAcgcttctcgctgtgcctcgatctcatctatctcgccgctgacctctcgcccacatcctgcctctggcctggaaggccctcccttctcaaatccaacagacaataactctctccaccttcaaagctgtattgaaagcgcatctccaagaggctttccctaagcccctctttcctcttctcccactcccttctgcatcaccctgaattgctccctttattctccacccaccccacgtgccccacagcagttatgtacatagctgccatttatttatattaatgtccatctcccctccctggcccccagactgtaagctcgtggtgggcagggaatgtgtcggtttactgttgcactgtactctcccaagcgcttagtacagtgctctgcaaacagtaagcgctcaataaatacaactgaatgaatggacccaaatgggaagggtgggggagatggaaaatggaaatgatgGACCGCCCTCCCTTCTTCGCCTCCACATCTTTTGGCTTTTCACCCGCAGCCACTACTCCTCCACAGACTTTCAGCACCCCAGTCTCTCCGCCCCCCCAGCCTGTTTcccagccgccgccgccacccACCCGACCCCACTGGCCTCCAGCGTGTGCTCCTGCGAGGTGAGCGTGTTGATGATGCGGACGAGCCGGGTCTTGGTGGCCAACAGCCCCACCTGGTAGCGGGTGCCTTCCCACCAGGGACGCTTGAAGTCATTGGCCCAGTCGGAGCGGGGCAGAGGGGGCGGGACGTGGACGAAACGGCCCTGAGGGGTGTAATACTTGCGGCAGCCAGTCACCGGGTCGATGTGCGTCCATAACTGCAGGGGATGGAAGTAGGGATGGGTCCAGGACCCCGGCATCCGACCCCTGGGCCCCATTCACACCTCTCCGTACCCCAAAGGGCCTAAAGCCCTGGGAgcctctcccgccccttcccaaCTCTTCCAAAGTGGGAGAAGCTGGGAGTCCCTGCCTGACTGGAGTGGTGCGGAGCTTAGCGACTGACCCTCTCacagaaaggtaataataataattacgatacttattaagcacttactacatgccaagcactgttcaaagcactggggtagagacaagataatctggttggacagtcccagtcccacatgggattcacagtcttaattccctttttacagatgagtccagaggcccagaaaagtgaagtgacttgcccaaggttacacaacagagatgtggcagagccaggattggaacccatgaccttctaactcccagacccgggctctatccactaagccactccttAATGTTCCCATTGTTGAGTCTGactatccctccccccacccctttagattataaactgggGCTGGTGTACCACTGGGGCccggtgtttggtacagtgcttgtctcaaattgaggttttgttttttttagtggcatttactaagcgcttcctatgtgctctactaagcactgtacaagctaCTCCCACAttccacatcctacatggggctccaagtcttaaccccattttatagagagaaGGCAACTgacacccaaagaagtgaagcaacttgcccgaggtcacagagcagacaagtggcagagccgggattagaacccaggtccttctgacttccaggcctgggctgtacccactaggccacgctgcttaacaaatgcaagaaATAAAGACCAAATAACAATCCAAGCACCTTGCCCTCCCCACTGGCTTCCTACAGGACTCACATCTCGGGTCTTTGGGTTAAACCAATGGCTTATGTCTTGTCCCCCAACCTCCAGGATGGGCTTCAGCAGGAGGTcccctgtgataataataataataatgttggtatttgttaagcactttactatgtgcagagtagttctaagcgctggggagatacggagtaatcaggtggccccatgtgaggctcatagtcttaatctccattttacagatgagggaattgaggcacagagaagtcaagtgacttgcccacagtcacacagctgacagatggcagagccgggattcgaacctatgacctctgactcccaagcctgggctctttccactgagccacgctgtgatggGTGTGACAGCTGAGATGATGattaaaataattgtggcattttgttaagcgtttactatgtgccaggcaccgtactgagcacgggATAGAAGCGAATCagttctgtcccacgtggggctcacagtctccatccccattttccagaggggggaaccgaggcccagagaagcgaagggacgagcccaaggccacgcagcagacgagggacggagccgggattgggcctttcggactgccaggcccgtgctctagccaccacaccGTCCTCCAGGCCTCGAGGTATCCCACCTCCtgaggctccccccgccccccctccaccgCCACTCACCCTTGTACTGCTGAACGAGGGACGTGAGGTTGTAGACGGCCCCCAGGTAGGAGACCCACAGGTCCCCCGGCACGTTGTGCTGCGCCACCTCCCAGGGGGTGAAATACCGGCGGCGGAAATGCTCCAAGTCCGGTCCTGCCACCAGGCCCCGGCTGTACATGGTCAACCCCTCGAGTTGGCCGCTGGTCAccaggcctcctgcctccctctcgcCCCTGCGGCCCTCCCCGCACAGTCCTTCTTATTGCCCCTTTccggcctccccgtcccctcctgcACCCTAAACCTCCCTTTGAACAACTCGCCTCCACTACTGCCCTCGCCCCGCCTGACGCcgactttcttctccttccctccccccgacccgcaGCCCGCGCGTCCTTCCCGTCGGCATGGTAACTCTTGTCCCCTCCGGGCCGCCGTCGCACGGGATTTCACGAGAATTTCGAGGGCGTGGTGCGCAGAGCCTCATGGGAGTTGTAGTTCGGGTCGATGCTTTCCTCATCTGGGctacgggggagggggaagaatttGGGGGAAGCCCCCGCCGCGAGGAAAAGAGAGGCGTGACGATGACACACCGACAACATCCGAAACGAAAAATCCCCACAGAGGGAGCCGAAGGAGCCTCATTTATGGGACAAGGCTGCCGTCGAATTCTCGCGAGATTCTCTAAGCGACGGTAGCGGCTAAAGGAAGAGGGCGGAAAAACTCAACACTTCTCGCGAGAGGTTAGAGCGCCTGAAtcctcgcggggggggggggggggggtgtctggcgGCTTCCCAACGAGATTCTCGCGAGGGTACCGACAACCAGCGCTGAAGGCTGCGCCAGGGGGGCCgatggccgggcccggggcgacGGTCCCTCTGCGGGAGGAGAATGGCTGCAGCAGCCGGCGCCAGAGCACCTCCAGCGTTGGGGTCAGGGGGAGCATGAGAAGGGTGGGGgatctagaaggggagggtgGCCCGGTTCCGATGCTCCGGGGCAAAGTTTCTGGATCGGGCGAATTTAGGGCACCGTGGACAAGCAGCGTTGCCTGGTAGATAGGacctggccctgggagttagaaggatctgagttctaatcccggtccgccacttgtctgttatgtggccttgggcaagtcacttccctgtgcctcactcccTTCATCtcaagatggggatggagatggtgagcctcgtgtgggatggggaccgtgtccaagctgattaccctttctctgccccagcgcttagaacagtgcctgacacacagtaagcccttaaccaaacGCCGTTATTGTTATGACTTGGGCTCGTGGATCCCCGCGGAAGGGAGAGACGTCCTCCCACCGTCGTGGGAgtagactacatttcccagactcCCCTGGGCCCCGCTGTCCCCAGCCCCGGGCGGCCTCTTGCCGCGGTGGTTGCTGGGAAATGAAGTTCGTCCCCCCTGGGCGAGGCGTCGGGGGCCGATGCGGGCTCCCGGCCAGGACCGGCTGGGGGGCGGATGGGGTGACCGGGCCTGACCCCtcacccgctccccccccccccccccgccccaggactcggacggggagaaggaggaccccgccgcgggccgggcccggcggcatTTGGAAGGTCTCTTAAACAAGAACATGCGGATCCGCATGACGGACGGGAGGACTCTGGTCGGCTGCTTCCTCTGCACCGACCGTGACTGCAACGTTATCCTCGGCTCCGCGCAGGAGTTCCTCAAGCCCTCGGGTCAgtgacccccggacccccgactCTTTcaccacctcttctccccccacgcAGGCCCCATCCTCCAGGCCCCCACAGCCCCGTCCTCCTCCGCAGGAGGCAAGGAAAGCTGTCGCCGCCTCCTTCACGGTTTGGCTCTCGGCTTCTCGCTCTGCCCAGGCCTCgggcccttcttcccctccagaccccgggcttgggagtcaaaggatgtgggttctaatcccggacccgctacctgtctgctgtgtgaccttgggcacttctctgcgcctctgtcacctcatctgtcaaacggggattaagactgcgagccccacgtgggacaacctgattactttgtatctaccccagctcttagagcagtgcttggcacatagtaagcgcttaacaaataccataataatagaaattattattatgatctcacccgcatcccccagcccctccttgagctcatcatcatcatctccatcaaCGGGATTTATTGCGTgctgactgcatgcagagcactagtagtaagcactgtgggggagtccaatacaagaataataatgatggtttctgttaagcgcttactgtgtgcgaagcacagtTCTAACTCCCctgggatgatcaggttgtcccacgtgggctcccagtcttcatccccatttgacagatgaggtcacgggggccaagagaagttaagcgacttgcccacagtcacccagctgacaggtggcagagtggggattagaacccacgatctctgactcccaagcctgagctctttgaactgagtcacgctgcttgggGTAGGTAGGCCCGTTCCCCGCCGGGAGTGACTGACAGCCTCGACCCTTCCCGGCCAACGCAGCTcactttttggagaagcagcgtggtacagtggaaggagcccgggcttgggagtcagagttcatgggttcgaatcgcgactccgccacttgccagctgtgtgactttgggcaagtcacttaacttctctgtgcctcagttacctcatctgtaaaatgggggttaaaactgtgagccccacgtgggacaacctgatcaccttgttttcccctagcgcttagaacagtgctttgcatatagtaagcgcttaacaaataccaccgtttatttattttattctcctcctccccctcagccccctctccccgcgccgaccctccctctgctttcccgccgcgggccgccagggggcgccggaGTCGCGCCGTCTCGGGGCTCTCTCGGAGAGATTGGGGGTCggggttgggtggggtggggggtcgctgccctctccccagggtctgacccctcctcctccatcctcttccaCAGACTCGTTCTCAACTGGCGAGCCACGGGTGCTGGGCCTGGCCATGGTCCCCGGCCATCACATCGTGTCCATCGAGGTACAGCAAGaaacccgggccgggcccccctaCCTGTGAGccgcccctccttccttccctccctccttctccctccattctggCCATGGGACAGCGTGAGAGGCCAACCCCTTCCTCTCttggattaaatcctattcccgaATTGGGGCAGCTGCTGTTTCTTGTGCAGGGGGTGGGTGGAACTCAAGTCTACAGCCCCCACGGCCATCCTTGCCCGTAAAGAAagccacgtgggccagggttggGAGGGCGGCTTGACCTGGGGCACTGGAGGAAGGGGGCGAGCCTGGGTTTGGTCCCACGGTTGGGGGAGCCAGGTGTCttttccatcctccccctctgACATCCggctccccccccgcctcccccccccccccgctccagtcCCATACCTCTGGCCGCCCCCCACCACTGGTCTCAGGTCATCCGAGGGCAGTGTCCCGGCGTCCGACAGTCGGGACCCCAGCAGGCCCAGCCCCGTTGCCTAAAAATACCTCCAGAGTGAGAGTTTGGGCgcctgaccccctccccgcccccacacctCCCTGGCTCTCCGTTCCCGCAGGGACCCAGACGTCCGGTCCTCCAGCCTCTGCTCCGCTCTGGAGCCAGTGCGTGACCCTCCCTAGAACTGGGGCCCTGCCCCAGTGGAGGCCCCAgggcccctccctgctccaccccttccccccacacccccaaccctTGAGATGACCCAGCCCCAGCGGGGGGGGCCCTTGGGAACCCCACTTCCCGCCCATTCCGGATGCTCCATTGTTCCCTGACTCTGGCATGGGAAGACGAagtttccctcccaagcccaaagCCGGGTCACGGCATGGACACAGAGCCGGAAGGCCGGACACCTGGGTCCCCGGAGGGGGGTAGAGTGGTGGGGGGCTGGGTCGTCTGGACCTTgggcgggtggagggggaggagggagggagttccaacccCCTCCCAATATCATTCACAGAAagctggagatggggaggaggaagaggaggagggtggggcagTAGGGAGCAGGCCTGAGGTCACAGGGAGGCCAGGAGCAAGCCTCGGTGCCCTCAGGAAGAGACTGTTGATAAGATAAGGCCAGGAGCCAGATCGTGGGAGCTGTcccggctgggggggcgggggggccagggctggcttcagaggaAGATGGGGGGACCCGGCCAACTGActcccctgacctctgccccacTCTTGGACCTAGCCCTCCCATTGTCCCCCTTGGGTGCCCTCAGTTCACCAGAAGCTGTCTTGGGGACCCAGGCATGCCAGGAGAAGGTGACAAGGCTTCCCTTCACTGATCCTCCCTGggggtcttccctccctccctcccatcgctggttggggaggagaggcccAGGAGCACAGGCTGGCTTCTTTCAGGCAAAGAGCCCCCTTTGAACATGTGGGTGATACTTTATTATtaacccttcctcccccctcaccctcacccAGCCTTCTTTCCACCCCACAGTCCCACCTCTTTCCCTGGAGTCCGATCCAAACGTGCAGAGAAGGGCAGCCTCTTTCGGGGGGACCTCCGGGGTGCGGATGGTGCCTGGGGGTCTGGTTCTGCTGCCCCAGGGGTGGGAGAATTCAGTCGCAGCTGTAACCCTCGTTCGCGCAAGCGTTGACGTCTTGGGCCAGATGTGATGGATCCTCCCGGCCAGGATCCTGATAAGGAGTGTTTagggggtctgggggtggggatagTAGGGTCTGCTAGCAGTTGGGCCTCTCTAGGTACATCTGGCAGATGTCTCCTCTTCGTCTCCGTTTCCTCCCATCTGTCTGAAGCGGGTCCTGGTCTCGGTCAGTCTGCCCCTCTGCCAGGCTGGCCAGGTGGCACCGGGAGTGGGTGGGCGTGAGCGCACGACGGCAGCAGCGGCCGCTGCCCCCCGGTCAGACCCAGACCTTGCCCGCCGAGGGGGCGTCGAGCGTGGCGCGCGGGCCGGGCACCAGGGCGGCCGGGCgaaggggccgggggcgcggggacGGAAGGCCGCGGTAGACGGCGTGGCTGTAGGGCACCAGGCAGTCGGCCAGGCGCAGGCGGCGGCAGAGGCGGCGGTAGCCGGCCAGGGCGAGCACCAGCAGGGGCACCAGCAGGATGAAGCCCACCACCAACAGCGCCGTGAAGCTGGGGTCCCgcaggtgcttggtacagggcgGCACCTGGGCGTGAAGAaactggggccgggagggagggagaagggactcaGCGGGGACAGAACAGCTGAGCCATAACCGCCACCGCAAACCCCGGAATCCCCTGGagctcccctgcccacctccaggtGCAGATCGACTTGTGCCCGGCAGGCCTGATGGGGAACAGAGTTGACCCCCGACCCGTCCGCATCTGCTCCCCATCACCCACGGGTCCTGgagtccctgaaggcagggaggcctgAGGGGCAGGGCAGAGCGGGGTGGCGGTCGGAGTAGTGCGCCAAAGGAcgggagggtggtggtgatggggcAGTGGCCAGAGTGGCCCACCGTGACGGGTCAGTGGTCCGGTGCACCGCGGAGCAGGGGATGGTGGACCATTGGAAGCGAGGCCTGTGGCCAGCGGGGCAGTGGTCAGAGTGGTGCggtgtgggggcagggggcagagcggtgtggcgtggggcaggggagggcagcagCGGGGTAGTGGTCAGAGCCATGCGGGGCAGGGGAGACCGGGGTTGGGACTGGGGATGGGCGGGATTCCCTAGCCTCTCCCCGGTGGTTGGGGGTGGCTCATGGGACTATGTAAACGAACCTCGCCCCAGTCGCTCTCACCTGGAAACCCCCTGCCCCTCGCCGATAACCCACGGAGGCACCGGTCCACTATCCCATCCCGTCCccttccccgtcctcccccgggccttctttcctcccaccaccGTGAGCtgccgggctggagaaggaagagggggctgCAGGGGTGGGGTGTCTGCAGGGCCGAACCTCACCTGCGAGTGGCAGAGGAAGCCGAAGCCGAGCATGATGAGGGCGGGCAGCAGGACGGCGGCCAGCACGGTGAGTAGCAGCAGCAGGTTAAAGAGGCCCACGAGCAGGTTCTGGGCCGTGACCAGCACCGCACAAGCCCAGCAGTCCAGCGGCTCCCGGGCCTCCCGCGCCTCCggagcacccccagccccccgcccgtccTGGCTGTACGGGGgaggccgccgggccgggccgcccgccccgtGGCCGTCggcccccatcttcccctccggatggacaccctccctccctcccgccggtgCCTCACTGACTCGGCCTCCGACTCCCCCGGCTCCGGCCTTTATCCGGGCCGGCCTCGCCACCCCCCGGCCGGGTTCCtgctccttcctgcccctccctccctccgaccaTCCGCTCTGCCAGCCCcagccagccccctctccccttatCCTGGAATGCGACTCCAGGATTAgccacccgccccccccttccccaggtggggagttctggaaaTTCTTCACATGCCTCTGAGGAAGCCCCCCGTTCCAAGCCCAGACCGCCtggcccctctcccatctctcttctcccctccctgctctgttCCCGTTGGACTTCAcgctcctccccagctccagctccctttctcgcccacctcctccccggcagccccacata carries:
- the LOC100087877 gene encoding cytochrome b5 domain-containing protein 1 encodes the protein MYSRGLVAGPDLEHFRRRYFTPWEVAQHNVPGDLWVSYLGAVYNLTSLVQQYKGDLLLKPILEVGGQDISHWFNPKTRDLWTHIDPVTGCRKYYTPQGRFVHVPPPLPRSDWANDFKRPWWEGTRYQVGLLATKTRLVRIINTLTSQEHTLEVGTEESLWEILHRYLPHNAHAASYTWKCDGVSLDMNKTLEQNGIHDEDHEFQQLSMDTELYTPALLLYFNDDLTEL
- the TMEM88 gene encoding transmembrane protein 88; protein product: MGADGHGAGGPARRPPPYSQDGRGAGGAPEAREAREPLDCWACAVLVTAQNLLVGLFNLLLLLTVLAAVLLPALIMLGFGFLCHSQFLHAQVPPCTKHLRDPSFTALLVVGFILLVPLLVLALAGYRRLCRRLRLADCLVPYSHAVYRGLPSPRPRPLRPAALVPGPRATLDAPSAGKVWV
- the NAA38 gene encoding N-alpha-acetyltransferase 38, NatC auxiliary subunit is translated as MAGPGATVPLREENGCSSRRQSTSSVGDSDGEKEDPAAGRARRHLEGLLNKNMRIRMTDGRTLVGCFLCTDRDCNVILGSAQEFLKPSDSFSTGEPRVLGLAMVPGHHIVSIEVQQETRAGPPYL